From Nonlabens sp. Ci31, the proteins below share one genomic window:
- a CDS encoding YqaE/Pmp3 family membrane protein yields the protein MNSLTIILNIIAPPVSIFRKRGIDNDLAISILLTMLFFFPGIIHAFYLTSRNNEIL from the coding sequence GTGAATTCATTAACTATTATTTTAAATATAATTGCGCCACCGGTAAGCATTTTCAGGAAAAGAGGAATTGACAATGATTTAGCAATAAGTATCCTACTAACCATGTTGTTTTTTTTTCCAGGTATTATTCATGCTTTTTATTTGACCTCAAGAAACAATGAAATTTTATAA
- a CDS encoding YqaE/Pmp3 family membrane protein has translation MSILTIILNIFLPPLGVALNKGIGKDFIINVILTILGVIPGVIHAFYVTSK, from the coding sequence ATGAGTATTCTTACTATTATTTTAAACATTTTCCTTCCACCACTAGGGGTTGCGTTGAACAAAGGAATAGGAAAAGATTTTATTATCAACGTCATACTTACTATACTAGGTGTTATACCTGGGGTTATTCATGCCTTTTACGTCACCTCTAAGTAG